The DNA window CAGCCCGGTCTTTGCCTGCCATTCCCCCACGCTAGCATTCCGTACTAGTACGTCGTTTGAATGTCAGGACTGGCGAATCAGAAGGCCGACTGCGACTGTGATGTAGAAGACGTTGACCGAGAGGATGAAGATTCGCTCGGAGATGCCGAACGCATAGCGCCGCAGCGGACGAACGACGAGGGCTGCGACGAGCGCAACGAGCGAGACGAGTGCTATCCATGAGACGACGACGAGTATCGATCCCAGCGGTTCGTCGGTGATCGGGCGCAGCAGGTTCACGAAGTTGCTCATGCACGCGTAGCTGAGTGCGAACCAGGCGATCGCGGCCACATAGTGAAGTCGACCGACGGCGGTGGATTTCTGCCCCTCCAGGTCGGTGGGCAGGAACGGAAGCACGACGAAGATGGAGGCGAGGACGACCAGGAAGATGGCGACCTTGGTGCGATCGTCCCAGTCGGGGAATCCCGTGATCACGGCGAGTGCAAGAGCGCCCCAGAGGCCCGCAGTGACCCAGGTCATGGTCGAACTCAACGTCCGAGTGGGACCGACGG is part of the Rhodococcus sovatensis genome and encodes:
- a CDS encoding DUF998 domain-containing protein, whose translation is MTTVFATVALVFGVVRLALFVALHVVKSEYNIVEHAVSDYAVGPTRTLSSTMTWVTAGLWGALALAVITGFPDWDDRTKVAIFLVVLASIFVVLPFLPTDLEGQKSTAVGRLHYVAAIAWFALSYACMSNFVNLLRPITDEPLGSILVVVSWIALVSLVALVAALVVRPLRRYAFGISERIFILSVNVFYITVAVGLLIRQS